The bacterium genome includes the window CCTTTTCATCGTGCTTTTGGATGGCTGTCTCTTTGCCGGGCCTATCGACATTGCCCGCCTGAAATACGGCGGGGGCGGCGACTGGTACAACGATCCCGAGGAGGAGACCAATCTGCTGAAGGAGTTCTCGGCCCGCACCGGCGTCAGTGTCAGGACAGAAAAGGTCTCGCTTTCGGCCTCCGATGACGACCTGTTCCTGCACCCCTTCCTGTTCATCACCGGGCACGGCGAGATAAAGTTCACGGCCCGCGAAGTGGAGCGGCTGAGGCTGTTTTTGACCTCGGGCGGCTTTCTTTACGCCGACGACGACTACGGGATGGACGTTTCCTTCCGCCGGGAGCTGAAGCGGGTGTTCCCGGAGGCCGAACTGCAGGAACTCCCGCCGGATTTTCCGCTGTTCACC containing:
- a CDS encoding DUF4159 domain-containing protein; protein product: MRITIFISLFIVLLDGCLFAGPIDIARLKYGGGGDWYNDPEEETNLLKEFSARTGVSVRTEKVSLSASDDDLFLHPFLFITGHGEIKFTAREVERLRLFLTSGGFLYADDDYGMDVSFRRELKRVFPEAELQELPPDFPLFT